From the Papaver somniferum cultivar HN1 chromosome 2, ASM357369v1, whole genome shotgun sequence genome, the window CACAAGGCTTACAACCGACAAAGTGAGTGACAAGAGGCCAACGGTGATCACCTAAACCAGGATGGTACTTCTCAATATACTCTTCATAATTATCAACCAAAATTCCCCAATAACCATGCAAATAATAATGATTCTCAAGATAAACCTTATCTCCCCATTTCTCTTTTTGCGTTGCCAAAATATACACCATTGCAGATTGATCATCAGCTTCGAAAACAGGTCGATTTTTTAGTTCTCTAGTAAGTATTTTCCCAGCATCATCTCTAACCTTCCCTTTTGGTCCCATAGGTGCCCAAACATCTAAAATATCAAGTGTCCACTGACAATTTCTAAGCAAAAAGCTTCCAGTATTCAACCCAATCCAGTTCTTCTCATCATAAACCATTTCATTCCAACCATGCATCACAAAATTATGATCCTTATATCTCTCCCACGGAATCTCAAATGCCATATCAGTAAACATAGCATCACTATCCATCCACCACAAAAACTCAACCTCGGGATGTGACAACAACAATTTCCTAATCAACGGAAGTTTAGCCCAAAAACCAGCCATTTCAGCATCTAGAAGCGCAAAATTATAAAATACTTCAATAGCATGTAACCTACAATAATCAATCTTATTCTTAATCGATTTCAACAAGTAATGATCACCAACAGGATTCTCGCATGGTTTCGGCGATGAACCAGTAACTAATAACACCCTAGGTTTATTTTCCctgataaaattaggaaaactaggGTTCTCCTTTAACCAATCTGATCTTTGTTCATCCCAATCAGTTATTTTAGGTCCTAAACTATAAGGTTCATTTGGATCACGCTTTggtccatcatcttcttcatcaacagATAATTTCATAGGATCAAATGCAACATAACTATTAGCATTAGCTGAGGTTGTTTCAGTCGATGTAGTTTGAGCTTCTTCGAGAACTCTATGAGGTTCTGCACGCTTACGCGAGTACAAATGATCACGAATTTCAATAAAATCTTGTTCTGGTGTACCGAATTTACCAGCACCCATTGTACCACGAAGAACAACAACAGTCATTACTAGACAAAGAATTGTAATCTTACCATGACGAAATGCTCTCTGAATTTGACGTACCCGTCGAGATCCTAAAAATCGTTCCAGCATCTTTGATTTCCTTTAATTCAATTTTGAAATTCCTTCATCAAACCTGAGAAATTCTTCAAAAACcctaacccttttttttttaattttctttgtgTTCCAAAAATGATTTTGTATTGTTTTCCACTCTGCGGAAAGGAGAGAGTTCGATTTGTGTTTGGACAAAGATTTATTGCTTCATTTTTAAATGGACCCTACACTTCTGTTATAACGGTTGAACTGAGTTAGAGTGAACTTACTGATACACGTGGGATGTTAACGCTGGGATTGCGTGATTTTCGTAAAATTCCTGTGTCGTCATCGCCCCAATCACTACCGCCACCGAAGACTTAAGGACTTGGTCAACCCACTCCAATCCAACTTCTGTTCAAATTTCAGGAGTTAGAAGTAAAAATAATTTGCTTCACGACAAGTTATAATTTTTGGTTTTACAAATCATTTTGGAGTTGTGTTTTCAAACTAGCTTGTGGCATTTTTGCTTCCTGAGCCGAAAAGCGATTTTTGAAATATTATCCAAAAAACATGCTATAAACATTGAGCGTGTATGGGTATTCGtgaacctttaccaaagatgtagctttatattttacaaaacaggcTAAGAGACGGAGTTCAAGGACCTTTAATTATTGTTGAGGCCTCTAAATGTAAGTTCAGTGAAAAATACGGATTGAACCCATATGGAATGtgaaatactacttctaactagtATCAAGAATCAACCAATCAAATTCAATAGTTCTGAAATTTAAGGATTGTTCACTAAGATTATAAACTAtgaaagcaaaataataaaaatgtaaccaagAATGTGAAAGCGTTAAGGTtccgggaatccgttgtaggtaATTATTGCAGTCAATCACAAAGGGTCTCGAATTTACTCATGTAAAGTGGCAGGCCTACCTACTCATACATGGaagatattatttttaataatcatTGACAAGAATCATCAAAAATGAATTGTTTGTTCTCACTTAAAAGTAAAAATTCTAAGCACCGGATATACATGGTATAAATAGTCAAAggaaattcataattcaattattgATATGGTTCAATGAGTACTTTTACTAATCTAATAAGGAACTATACATGGTATAGAAAGTAAAACATTGAGAAAGTAAACATTGATAGAGAACCAAAACCATTAGTTGTGAGCTCAAATTATGAAAACCCTTGTTTAGAACACAAGCAAATATATCCTACAAGTTCATCTTTTCACCTTATCATggattagctagacatggctttctcaaaagccaataaatcaatccaaaaaaaaaacatagcaaAAACCTAGCTAATCAAAACGGAattgaaacaaaacttcaaaccaTTATTTTCTGTAGTGGCTCTGTAGCCGGCTGAATACGGCCTCTCTACTGAGTTTGTCTCGTCAAATATATAAAGTTGCTCCAGTGTTTCAAATAAGACCGAAAAAGTCATTGTCCAAAAGCCCAGTCCTAATATACCAGCGATAACCAAATTCATACCCTTTTCCAAGTCCGCTAGGAACACCTATTTCTTATCTCCTCCAGCAAACTTCATCGATTGCAACCAGCTCGACCAACTGAATATCCCCAAAGTTAGATACCGACAGCCTCTCATTGCATCAAACCAGCTAACACACGCATTTTGGCTTCTCTGTAACCTGACTTCCCAATTAAACCTACTCACAGTTAACAATAGATGTAACCCATTACGACAGTCACCATTCACTATTATATTCTAGGCCTATTCACAAACATGTTTCAGGTATTGTTATGTTCATGGGGCGTTGTCTTTGTGTTCGATTTCCAACCTCTCTTTATAGCTTTTTTCACTTGCAAAGTAGTATTCAACAAAAACCTCATAATCCTAAGCCTTtccagttgttagagcactgctcggttgaacccaccaagcgttggtatatcaagattggttgtcatatttaattCCAAAACTCGAGACGCtattatgtaaactacagtcaacttcgataggttagactagaaatgatagaattATTGtactccagttactcacaaagatctgaagatggattgaagacaacaaagacatcatccttcagcttgaggttagtaactatgacttgacttgttccatatctatctcctgtctttcaagtcgtgtatattgaaaacaaaaactgcgaagcatgattacactctagttagacatagtattaaggaatataatacaaggtttattgcgtaaccattaaactttgtagataagacatcaacataatcggttgaatgttattgtgattatgtatgggtataaggtgaggatttcatcctaggaaacaatgttttacatgtgttttaaggaagtaagttcataaacttgtttatgaatcgaaaaggaaatctccaggcgttattgggatttttattcattgcatatcttgtgaacaaccaatatgtgtgatttagtataaccgctcatgacttgtttgtgttcttggtaaaactattcacaaaggcctgacttatgtattggtatgatttttattagtgaaaccgatcttaagtaatcacctaagatggtatgatcgagtttgtgattgtgtatgaccgactctgggtaaaggggaaccgatcctaataagatgtgcaacacgtttttaggaaaaggggaaccgatcctatggacatgtgcaacacatacaagttagataccataaatatgtgggaaccgatcctatggacatgtgcaacaagggggaaccgatcctatgaacatgtgcaatcggccacaaaaagtctcaatcaaatccgagcatgttttgtgtttttaacacaaaaaattatccaaaaatatcttttcgaattttttattattctagaaatattagagataccgaaaatatatttggttaatgtataaagatgttgacatactttgaacacgtgatgtgaatgtttattgttttaattattcaaagtcattccttaataactaagggaagagaatcccatgatcgaaatacAAATAAGTtgtgaatattttaattaaggtaattaacttcatttttaggaaaataagaattagtaatgtgcatttactgattaaagattttctgagagattttgatcattatttttggatagagcatttccagaaattatggaaaccaaatttgtgctttaatgaatattttgagaatattttcgaatttggaaattccttggcgtccaaacttcctaatctataaatacttgaagtttgcatttctagcaaactaatccttcgtgacagcaaacttcctcggttgttttgttactggtgtagccgccttttcagagaggagagtaacctaattaggtgaaatctcttacgacagctcagtttaaagtcttatttgggattgagaagctctattagtaccgctagtgggaaactagataattgcagtttatcttttgttttcgattgatttgattgactaacgatttttgaatctttgattgcacctagtttgtttattcttgagaaccttctcttatgatataaggctcactcaaactaaatcaaaTATTTAACGTTTCTACAGATTTAAGTTTTTTCTAGATTCATAAGATAGTttcattgatttgccattgttaacagacttcgttctgtgctaCAAATCAATAaagaatcaagtttgtttttgcagattgttactttgaagattaaatcgaagaatGAATATTTTGAggagttgaagaagaagttgttgtgaaccattaagaagatatattagatttaTTCCTAAAGAGAACccttgttctgctaggatatctggtatcaaatatctattgagaacttcggttctgctagatattgtcaaaaaaagaatactgctgaagctgagtaactaggatttaagtttacttagtagtgtctacacgaagtttcaagtttactttttgtagtgtcttaattcattgagtattcaaatctggactaggtcccggggtttttctagaagattgtagttttcctcgttaacaaaattctggtgcgtgctttactttatttccggattataattgtttttatattatagttaaagtaattacacttgtacgttaactaggaacttgatatttatcttataaggtttcagttatcaagtgaacactttattGTAGTAttatctcgatttcatatccatagatgatcacaccaAGTGTATTGGATTCctccacttgtctgatataattattcacgcgttaggccagtccggactaaccctatttcaagtggacattgtgttgaaatatcccttgagtgattgttgctcaaagaggtttatacacggtagagattgaataggttgtgatcaaataaaaagattgtggtgtatttgggtaccctcgtcttttaaattggtatcagagcggtcaaacacgaaaagatctaacaatatgtgtttggtgtgatccaacctataaagttTAATCAAATGTTAATTGATTCGGTCAACGTACCTCCAGGGTTTGATggatcaaactatctatggtggaaaatggatatgcaatcttttcttcaagctcatgaCTTTAACACTTGGATTTTAGTTATTGATGGATATGTACACCCAAAAGTACTCGTCAACAACTCAACCACTGAGTTTAGACTAAAGGAATTGAAAGAATTCAATAATGAAGAAAAATTGCTTTCGAAGCAAAATTCTTATGGATTAAACGCCATTATACATGTTGTAACTCGAGACCTCCATCATAATGTAACTAAGTGTAAAACATCAAAGGAGGCTTGGGATATTCTTAATATCGTAATTGAAGGAAATGCCTCTGAaaatgaagctaggcttcaaaccctATCATCTGGATGGGAAAATCTTTGGATGAAGAcgatacctttgatgagtttgataAAAAAACTTTCTGAAATGGTGAATGCCTCTTAtgctttaagaaaaaaaaattcagataaagatattgtgtgtaaaattctaaggtctttaccaccaagatacgaatctaaaaagcatgTCATCAtggaagctaatgatctttccacactatctagaagcgctctagttggtgaattaaagatctttgaccttgaATACCAATTCAAGAATGAAGAGGGTATTACCCTTAAAGCTGTAACTAAGACTTGTTCTTCGGATACAAAAACTGAGAATCGGAGTATTGATACGAccgcacgacaatttagaaagttattaagacaaaagaaaaggagTTCTTCAAAAGATAAATCTTCTCATTCTCAAAAAACACAGAAATGTGTAGAGAATAGAGAACAAAATAATTGTGATAGCTCTAATTGTTCCAAGGATCAAGAGAACAAAGCTTTTCATGCAACTGTTGAATGCACACCTGAAAAGGATACTGAAGTAACTTTAGAGTCAAatgcacttgaatgtgataaactttgcaaagagaatgaaaatcttAAAAAGGAACTTATATTCTATATAAGGATATAGAACGTGTAAGCAATGGTCAAACTTATCTTGAAGTCTCTAAAGAATACAGAAAACAAAAAGGTGATGATCGAGAAGCTCCAGAGCCAAAGGCACTCGACTGTGATCTtcgtgaagagaatgaaagattgaAAAAAGAACTTGATGATCTGTATGAGGATATCGAAATTATCAGCAGTGAGCAAGATTATCTTGGAGCCATGAGAAGTTACAGAGAGCAAATcgaagaaagtcatgatcgagAAAGGAAACTATATACAGAGGTGGAGAACCTAAAGAACACTAAGGTAAGTAATTCTACAGAATTTGAAATTTCTTTAGATTATAAAGTTCAAATTAATAAATTTAAGGTTGATCTAGATAATGCtctcgaaaaaataaaaatgttggagaaagaaaatttgagtctaaaaacggacttgaaaaagttcgataGTATCACAAAACAACTTGACTCAATGTTGAAGTCAACCAGAGTTCCTCGTGACACGCGAGGATTGGGTTACAATGGTAAACAAACTTTGAATACTAAACatgaaacaaagtttgtaaagcctaaagactctgctgaagaaattgcttcaaaagttgccacaaaagattgctcttccataaaagaaaaatctgtaGCACCTTCATCTTCAGCAAAAAACGGAAAACGTAAAATCCGTCAAACTCCAATGAAAGAGAATCCACAACAAGGTAACACTAAACTCCATGtttcgtatgttactaagcatttcTCTTATTatggaaataaaggacacttggaaaAGGGGTGAAGATTCCGTAAAAGGAATGACAAATCCATAGATGCACGTGTTTCCGCAAAATTGGTTGAAATCAATAATGCTTCTCGTGCTAAATTAGGACATCATTGTCCTAAAAATGAGAAAAAGAATTattgtaatgatagttcaaagtttGCTTATCAGGCTTCTACAAAGTTTTCTCATTATCGCTCAAACAATAAAAGAatagataactttgtaaagactagatctgatgttccaaattggggAAAGGCCAACTCTCAGAGTTTTCAAAATTTCAGTTACCCTAATGTTTCCTCAAGAGATTCATCTTGGATTTCAGGAAGaaataataggaagaacaaagttgctcctgtaaaacccatttctaaatggaGTCCAAAGTCTTCTCTAAAGACAACCAGGAAGGTATTAAAAGATAGTCACAATGATGACACTCGAATGATAATTTTCAATACTCATGACATTCAGAATATTTTTCTAAACGTTCTTGATCAAATGAATGTATCTCCGTGTTGTCATTGTTATATGAGATAGGTCTCATAATcggttacctttttatgattttgtgacttttgatttagcggatttcatatctaactttttgggttgcttaatcaaataatcataaaaggatgatgacaattaattccatatgtgagtcacgattatactgttatcaatttatttctcataagttgtgtatatagtatacatatgagtctttggtattaacttattactattggcacgtaatagttaaaaccatttcaacctttctctggtaaaggttgcttttgttgttcttaTGTCTTTGCGAAAGTATGATAACATAATGGTGTTTCGAtaacaattctccctggaagaagatccaaacatattggagaagtggatgcgaaatttgaggctTACACAATTTTGGTGCAATTACGGCGCTTTAAtatctatattatttcaattgcttccggttgaagtgaataattatgcaagttgatttatttggtttgtatgaattatttatggcttaacgaaagaaaaggtttacgggatgagttgtttagtccaattcgattccggataagataaatTAAGTTAAttgtgatcttagttagacttatcaaagtgagggttcggttattcaagtctaatcgaatgccttaacaata encodes:
- the LOC113350250 gene encoding xyloglucan 6-xylosyltransferase 2-like, encoding MLERFLGSRRVRQIQRAFRHGKITILCLVMTVVVLRGTMGAGKFGTPEQDFIEIRDHLYSRKRAEPHRVLEEAQTTSTETTSANANSYVAFDPMKLSVDEEDDGPKRDPNEPYSLGPKITDWDEQRSDWLKENPSFPNFIRENKPRVLLVTGSSPKPCENPVGDHYLLKSIKNKIDYCRLHAIEVFYNFALLDAEMAGFWAKLPLIRKLLLSHPEVEFLWWMDSDAMFTDMAFEIPWERYKDHNFVMHGWNEMVYDEKNWIGLNTGSFLLRNCQWTLDILDVWAPMGPKGKVRDDAGKILTRELKNRPVFEADDQSAMVYILATQKEKWGDKVYLENHYYLHGYWGILVDNYEEYIEKYHPGLGDHRWPLVTHFVGCKPCGKFGDYSVERCLTQMDRAFNFGDNQILQMYGFTHQSLSSRKVKRIRNETDNPLEVKDEYGLLHPSFKAVKVSSS